The genomic window taaaaattaaaattccagACTAAAAGTACAAAAGGTATTTATACAGATATAATAAATCATTGTCAACATTTAATTTCTGTTAGGAAGGTACAAGTACAAGAACATGAAAAAGTACAAATGTGTTGAATTTTGATGATACTGCCGCTGAAAAACAGACTCTATACACACACAGCAGAAACCATCACCAAAGTGTATTGAAAAATTAGAGGCTTTGAAATGAATTTCAAATCTGCACCCAAAAAATACTCAATTTACAGATTATTCATTTTTCCACTGACCCTAAACAAAATTGTAAAAGCCAAATGATCCATATCCAAAAGACATCATCTATCTTCATCAATGTCTACGTCATCATCGTCATCGTCAGAAGGAACCTGTCTTGTCTCTGATATTGAAAGCCTCGTCGGTTTTGATGAGCTTGACTCTTCATGTAATGTAGCAGTTGCCGATGAAGATCCTAATAGACGTCTGTCAGTGGCGTCATCAACGGAAGGAGATGCAGATATATTATAGCTAAAAATTCCCATTGGGTGGTTAAACTTGCAACTTGGTCCAAATTTGCATATGCCGTAGCGCGAATAGAAAACACACATAGGTTCTCCCTGTAGGACATTAGATAGGATACAACCTCTATCAGCTTCTACTTCTAATTCAATGAAAGTACTAAAATAATTCACCTATTTCAAAAAGAGTTAAATTTTGATACAATGTCATctaaaaaagttttacactgtcaacaAATCACGGGTCATGAGTAATTATATGTATGACTTTATAAGTAGTTTATGGGACTCACAGGACGTAAAGGAAGGCCCATGGGACTCAAGAGACAGTCAGGAGAAGCAGGAATTAGTAGTCTTTGACGCGGGTGATGGAACCGGCAGCCTGCACCAAACTTACAATCTCCCGTTTTCATGTAGAATTGGCATTCGGGCTGACCTGGTCTCTCTGGAAATATGTTCCCCCTCTGCAATGGACTGGCTGGAGGTGTAGAGATCATTGATCCCATTTGACCctgcaaaaaatatttaatactgTTCCATTAGCTAGAATGTACACATATTGCAGGACAGGTTCTAGCAGTTACATGTCATGTTTCATGATCATAGTCACCAATTTTCCGCACATTGGTTCGTGCTATACTTATGCAAATTGGTTTGTACTAATTTGTCTATAATTCATTGTGTTGTAACTATTAGTAATTTAGTATTAAGTTGGAATTGTTTATAAGTAGATACAAGTTGGTTAGTATTTGTTCTAGACTTGGCCTAAGGCCCAATAACCGAGGATCTCTTCCTTTCATGCACCAAACTCGGTCCAACTCACGTCCTCCTGCCTAACGGTCAAGGAAGTCAGCCTTCTGTAACGGCCGACATCTGAATGATTGACATTTACTTCAAATAACCAACTCAAACTAATTCTATCAGAGTACTATTATGGTCTATAAGAAAGAACGAATAATTACGCTTACTCTGTATGCACTCCATCCGGGCATAATTAAAGGGGTATAACTTGAAGGAAGATAGGATGAAGTTGGAGAATGAAGAGTAGGGTAAATAGGAGAACTCCTTAATGAAAGCATCATATTACTTGGTTGAGGATGGTGGAATTTACAAGTGTTACCAAATTGACATTCTCCTGTTCTCAAATAATAGCTGCATTCAGCTTCATTCTGCAGAAGAAGCAGAAAATTCAAATACTATTAAATCGCCCCGTGCAATAACACggttttttggaaaatatatatatgaaagaTATTCAAGAACAACATCCACATTAATTGTTACCAAATGAACAAAGATTCATTAATAGATCTTTACGAAAAATAAACGAGGAGAGTATTAAAAACTAACGGGGCGGAGTGGATAGCCTAAAGTGTTTAAGGCAACTCTTCCAGAAATCTCAGCTTGGTCTCTAGGATGATGAAATTTGCATGTGACTCCAAATTTGCAAGTTCCTGTCTTCATATAGTACTGGAAAGCATAAAAAAGTTATATGTTTTTGTTAAGATCaatgtttaaaataaaagaatacaTAAATATAGATATTATATCTATGTCAAGATACAAATTATTGCATTAAGGATAATTCTTAATTAAGCAATTAATATGCATGTTATGTCTGCAGAGAAGCTGATATATATACATACCTGACATTCTGGTTGCCCTATTCTTTCCGGGAACTCGCCAATCGTTCTTGCAGACACAATAGCCTAATGATATTCATAATTAAACTTAATCagatatttataattttgtaacCTCCAGATTTTACAGTAGTCTCAACAGAAAAAAGAACAAAGCAAATTGAACATTGTATATATAGGCCAACAATATAGGTCATTGTCATTGACACGCGTCAGACACTAGACAAACCTTCAATCTAAAGTGTCGGTGTTAAACATGTGTTCGATGGAGAATATTAAGAAGACAATAACAAATAGTTTCAACTGTTAATTGCTTCTGTTCTGTCACACAAAATATGAATGCTTTGAAACaatgaagcacaaacacaaacaccGGGCACAACACAGACACGGCTAATCTGAAGAGTGGTCGTTCTTCATAGCAAACAAATCCATCCAAGGacaaattatgtatcaaatcaACATATCCAATATTAGCATATGTTAAATATTTAggaacaaaatttataaaaatgcaTTATATGTAACTTATAACTTAATTATACCAGCTTTCTATTAGGAGGATGGTTAAATCGACACGTGGAACCGAATCTACAAAGGCCAGTTTTGATGTAATATGAACAATCTGGTTCCCCTGGACGTTGTGGATAAGATTCAGAATTCATTGTTTCACTTGGCCTCAATTTCATCATCCACATTGAACCtaaaacaataacatcatcATGCAAATAATGAAAGTTTATAAGACTCACAAAAATCTAAAACCAATCTAATATAAAAATGATGATGTAATATGAATTAAGATTGATATTGAACCTTGAGATATGGGAATTATGGGGTGATATTCCATGAGAGAGGATGAAGAAGAGGTTGTTAAGACTCTCCATTCAAATTCTAATGCATCATCGTCATTGTCGTCGTCGTTGTtgtcatcatcattatcaaagCATCATATTCATTCTTCACTAACAATTTCATTCTCAATATTTCTTCTCATTTGTGATTAGCATCAACATGATTCATGACATACAaaccttttttcttttattataattacACAAAAATTGCATCAAATACTTCATCataactttttgtttttgtgtttttcttttctttttctttcatgaATGATATTTAGACGCTGTTAATTTTCCAACGCTCATTTGACatctcattttctctttatcTA from Trifolium pratense cultivar HEN17-A07 linkage group LG1, ARS_RC_1.1, whole genome shotgun sequence includes these protein-coding regions:
- the LOC123903305 gene encoding zinc finger CCCH domain-containing protein ZFN-like, with the protein product MEYHPIIPISQGSMWMMKLRPSETMNSESYPQRPGEPDCSYYIKTGLCRFGSTCRFNHPPNRKLAIVSARTIGEFPERIGQPECQYYMKTGTCKFGVTCKFHHPRDQAEISGRVALNTLGYPLRPNEAECSYYLRTGECQFGNTCKFHHPQPSNMMLSLRSSPIYPTLHSPTSSYLPSSYTPLIMPGWSAYRGQMGSMISTPPASPLQRGNIFPERPGQPECQFYMKTGDCKFGAGCRFHHPRQRLLIPASPDCLLSPMGLPLRPGEPMCVFYSRYGICKFGPSCKFNHPMGIFSYNISASPSVDDATDRRLLGSSSATATLHEESSSSKPTRLSISETRQVPSDDDDDDVDIDEDR